The following are encoded together in the Paenibacillus pabuli genome:
- a CDS encoding copper amine oxidase N-terminal domain-containing protein, translating into MKQQKSIGDKLKGALKGTVIASLLVGSLIGFSDSSFAAQVHNVTVKVNGVAIVMHEAPAYIDQKVNVTFVPLRFVSEALGAEIDWSSNKAPITASIKEPEEHKVKVLLEQKKAEIDGKVKAIEAAPTLQSGRTMVPLRVISEGLGADVKWTPKKGGGGTVEINTPWETPDVPTTGSGSTTANGPTWSPRSGQKEYGTMIFKPLTWNSKTRSLSFNIPKMPGKYPLVGFKQGSNKTEKIVLGKDYSFKNLPEDFKMDVSISGDEAMTEGLDRYTIMSYSYAVKNYPVDTNISKDSLVVLDQYNHVVSLDAVYSALGIKK; encoded by the coding sequence GTGAAACAGCAGAAGAGTATCGGCGATAAGCTGAAGGGTGCCCTCAAGGGAACGGTCATAGCCTCGCTACTGGTCGGTTCCTTGATAGGATTCTCTGATAGTTCATTTGCGGCACAGGTACATAATGTTACTGTCAAAGTAAACGGGGTTGCTATTGTAATGCATGAAGCTCCCGCTTATATTGACCAGAAGGTTAATGTAACATTTGTTCCGCTCCGTTTCGTTTCGGAAGCTCTCGGTGCCGAAATCGATTGGTCAAGCAATAAAGCACCTATCACGGCATCTATTAAAGAGCCAGAAGAACATAAGGTGAAGGTGTTACTTGAACAGAAAAAAGCTGAAATTGACGGTAAAGTGAAAGCAATTGAAGCTGCTCCAACTTTACAATCGGGACGAACAATGGTTCCGCTTCGTGTCATCAGTGAAGGATTGGGGGCAGATGTTAAGTGGACGCCTAAGAAAGGTGGTGGCGGTACGGTGGAAATCAATACACCTTGGGAAACTCCAGATGTTCCAACAACTGGTAGTGGATCAACTACTGCTAACGGGCCGACTTGGAGTCCTCGTTCAGGGCAAAAGGAATATGGAACTATGATTTTCAAGCCGTTGACGTGGAATTCCAAAACACGCAGCTTGAGTTTCAATATTCCAAAAATGCCTGGTAAGTATCCTTTGGTCGGATTCAAACAGGGTTCTAATAAAACTGAGAAAATTGTCCTAGGCAAAGATTATAGCTTCAAAAATCTGCCTGAAGACTTCAAAATGGATGTAAGTATCTCTGGTGATGAAGCTATGACTGAGGGACTTGACAGATACACAATAATGTCTTACAGCTATGCTGTAAAAAATTATCCAGTAGATACAAACATTTCTAAAGATTCTCTTGTTGTTTTGGACCAATATAATCACGTTGTATCCCTTGATGCTGTATACAGTGCTCTGGGTATTAAAAAGTAA